The following are encoded in a window of Aerococcus sanguinicola genomic DNA:
- a CDS encoding LPXTG cell wall anchor domain-containing protein has product MDQIPSGGQASLDHNSGFDYLMVADHLRKSSRNPEGQEELTPQYEVIEQQVASFNDLKSQGKYKGKIFYSGFEWDMFQLDHGTVGIIEAGTNRVPIEAIQEFEWKFAYDTPTEVFHDNEREKFGGRQNDKSDINNTFKGLHWLQENYPKSIVIANHPSRHAEGSGEVRIEHLRKMHDTAPDVFIGIEGMPGNQLGYDRGELPNGYTLGGADKMIAEVGGVWDALLAEGRHLYNFANSDFHFKVSDNRIYSSGYWPSEYSRTYTYVEGDTFEDVADGMRAGKSFSVYGDLITGLDFTVEQAGQSASMGGDLQAIKGQDAQLTIRFKEGDFNNYQPITADHQSTVSNQPHLDHIDVISGRILGPSADATQAINPTAEVIYRITRDQFGEKDAAGYYTVTLPIQVDTDRYYRLRGTNHGLNVPGETDAEGNPLPDYHLTKPQQEEGESDASYVERMAAHLNEVNDRNYSDLWFYSNPIFVWALAVTPQLQPSTPLPGQPSSEPTRKPSPSPVKTQNEVPNPVTPIPSKDRQEPFIEPIDSKAKQEVKASKESQLQLVQNLTSTSSDPSQTSVQSERQPAEPGKANKASTPQSKLPQTGATTLAGLGLSLITIGSLMSFRRKKS; this is encoded by the coding sequence GTGGACCAAATTCCTAGTGGCGGTCAGGCTAGTCTCGATCATAATAGCGGTTTTGATTATTTAATGGTGGCTGACCACCTACGTAAGTCCTCACGCAACCCTGAAGGCCAGGAAGAGCTTACCCCACAATACGAGGTCATTGAACAACAAGTTGCCAGCTTTAATGACCTTAAGTCCCAAGGCAAGTACAAGGGAAAGATCTTTTATTCCGGCTTTGAGTGGGATATGTTCCAACTCGACCACGGCACTGTGGGCATCATTGAAGCTGGGACTAATCGCGTGCCGATTGAAGCGATCCAAGAGTTTGAGTGGAAGTTTGCCTATGATACCCCAACTGAAGTCTTCCACGATAATGAACGTGAAAAATTTGGTGGGCGGCAAAACGACAAGTCAGACATCAATAATACCTTCAAAGGCCTCCACTGGCTCCAAGAAAACTATCCGAAGTCCATTGTGATTGCTAACCACCCTTCCCGTCATGCTGAGGGAAGCGGCGAGGTGCGGATTGAACACCTGCGTAAGATGCACGATACAGCGCCAGATGTCTTTATCGGTATAGAGGGCATGCCAGGTAATCAACTGGGTTATGACCGCGGCGAATTACCTAATGGCTACACTCTAGGTGGTGCGGATAAGATGATTGCAGAAGTTGGCGGCGTTTGGGACGCCTTGTTAGCTGAGGGACGCCACCTCTATAACTTCGCCAATTCAGATTTCCACTTTAAGGTGAGTGACAACCGCATCTACAGTTCCGGTTACTGGCCAAGTGAGTATTCACGCACCTATACTTATGTAGAGGGCGATACTTTCGAAGATGTTGCTGATGGGATGCGAGCTGGTAAATCTTTTAGTGTCTATGGCGACCTGATTACGGGTCTGGATTTCACCGTAGAGCAAGCTGGGCAAAGTGCCAGCATGGGAGGCGACCTCCAAGCTATTAAAGGCCAAGACGCTCAGCTTACCATCCGCTTCAAGGAGGGAGACTTTAACAACTACCAGCCGATTACAGCTGACCACCAGTCGACAGTAAGCAACCAGCCACATTTAGACCATATCGATGTTATTTCGGGACGCATCCTGGGACCAAGTGCAGATGCCACTCAAGCGATCAATCCAACTGCTGAGGTCATCTATCGCATCACCCGTGACCAATTCGGCGAGAAGGATGCGGCGGGTTATTACACTGTTACCCTTCCTATCCAGGTTGATACTGACCGCTACTACCGGCTGCGCGGGACCAACCATGGCTTGAACGTGCCAGGTGAAACGGATGCTGAGGGCAACCCTCTCCCCGACTACCACCTGACCAAGCCCCAACAAGAGGAAGGCGAATCAGATGCTTCTTATGTTGAGCGCATGGCTGCCCACCTAAACGAAGTCAACGATAGAAACTATAGTGACTTATGGTTCTATTCCAACCCCATCTTTGTTTGGGCCCTAGCAGTTACTCCACAACTCCAACCAAGCACTCCCCTACCTGGTCAACCTAGCTCAGAGCCTACTCGGAAACCTAGTCCTTCTCCAGTAAAAACTCAGAATGAAGTCCCTAATCCTGTGACTCCAATTCCTAGCAAAGACCGTCAAGAGCCGTTCATTGAGCCAATCGATTCTAAAGCTAAACAAGAAGTGAAGGCCTCCAAAGAAAGTCAGCTTCAGCTTGTCCAAAATCTGACTAGCACAAGCTCAGATCCAAGCCAAACAAGCGTCCAATCTGAGCGCCAGCCAGCTGAACCAGGCAAAGCAAATAAAGCAAGCACTCCCCAGTCCAAACTTCCTCAAACAGGCGCCACTACCCTAGCTGGACTCGGCCTCAGCTTGATTACAATTGGTAGCTTAATGAGCTTCAGACGTAAAAAATCCTAA
- a CDS encoding DNA-directed RNA polymerase subunit beta, translated as MAKSRRGLRTWQRWGLYLLVLVCLFLIGLMLGYGLVSDHFFLKVFDGEVWQHLLDYFRG; from the coding sequence ATGGCGAAATCTAGGCGCGGTCTGAGAACCTGGCAGCGCTGGGGCCTCTATCTCCTGGTCCTGGTCTGCCTCTTTCTTATCGGCCTCATGCTAGGCTATGGCCTGGTCAGCGACCATTTCTTCTTGAAGGTCTTTGACGGCGAGGTCTGGCAGCATTTGTTGGATTATTTTAGGGGATAG
- the murA gene encoding UDP-N-acetylglucosamine 1-carboxyvinyltransferase, whose protein sequence is MENIIVRGGKTLQGEVKVDGAKNAVLPILAATLLASEGKNLINNVPLLSDVYIMKEVLAYLDAEVHFDEAKQQIEVVSEGQLRTETPFELVSKMRASVVVMGPLLARFGHVKVAMPGGCAIGSRPIDLHIKGFEALGAEVTMTNGYVEARADQLVGTDIYLDFPSVGATENIMMAAVLAEGVTTIENVAKEPEIVDLANYLNRMGAQVQGAGTDTIKITGVDAMHGTDHCVIPDRIEAGTFILATAVAGGEVLVKDALVEHNLPLISKLREMGVEIVEEMDAVLVKSDGHLKATNVKTLPYPGFPTDLQAPFTIAQIRAEGSSVMEETVFENRFMHLEELRRMDAQFKIHGDTVSFEGPSQLQAASVQATDLRAAAALIIAGLVAEGTTVVSQLQYLDRGYHHLEDKLQALGADIKRIDADELQSRPASDFFD, encoded by the coding sequence ATGGAGAATATAATTGTGCGGGGAGGCAAGACCCTCCAGGGAGAGGTCAAGGTTGATGGGGCTAAGAATGCAGTCCTACCGATTTTAGCGGCGACCCTCTTAGCCTCTGAAGGGAAAAATTTAATCAACAACGTGCCGCTCTTGTCGGACGTCTATATTATGAAAGAAGTCCTGGCTTATTTGGATGCAGAGGTCCACTTTGACGAAGCCAAGCAACAAATCGAGGTGGTCTCAGAAGGCCAGTTAAGGACCGAAACGCCCTTTGAACTTGTCAGCAAGATGCGGGCTTCCGTCGTGGTTATGGGACCCCTCCTGGCTCGTTTTGGCCATGTCAAAGTGGCCATGCCAGGTGGCTGTGCGATTGGTTCGCGGCCGATTGACCTCCATATCAAGGGTTTTGAAGCCTTGGGAGCTGAGGTTACTATGACCAATGGCTATGTCGAAGCCCGGGCCGACCAGCTCGTGGGAACCGATATCTACCTGGACTTCCCCAGCGTTGGCGCGACTGAAAACATCATGATGGCCGCTGTCTTAGCAGAAGGAGTTACCACGATTGAGAATGTGGCTAAGGAACCAGAAATCGTAGACTTGGCCAACTACCTCAACCGGATGGGGGCCCAAGTCCAGGGCGCCGGGACCGATACCATTAAGATTACGGGTGTCGACGCCATGCACGGGACCGACCACTGCGTCATTCCCGACCGGATCGAGGCCGGAACCTTTATCCTGGCCACTGCTGTTGCTGGGGGCGAGGTCCTGGTTAAGGATGCCTTGGTGGAACACAACCTGCCCCTGATCTCCAAGCTACGGGAAATGGGGGTCGAAATCGTGGAAGAAATGGATGCCGTCCTGGTTAAGTCAGACGGTCACTTGAAGGCAACCAATGTCAAAACCCTGCCTTATCCAGGCTTCCCAACTGACCTCCAAGCGCCCTTTACCATCGCCCAAATTCGCGCAGAGGGCAGTTCGGTTATGGAAGAGACGGTCTTCGAGAACCGCTTTATGCACCTGGAAGAACTCCGCCGCATGGATGCCCAATTCAAGATCCACGGCGACACCGTGAGCTTCGAAGGCCCTAGTCAGCTCCAAGCTGCCAGCGTCCAAGCGACCGACCTGAGAGCCGCTGCAGCCTTGATTATTGCGGGCCTGGTGGCAGAAGGTACCACAGTTGTTTCCCAATTGCAGTACCTGGACCGGGGCTACCACCACTTGGAAGACAAGCTCCAAGCCTTGGGGGCGGATATTAAGCGGATTGACGCCGATGAATTACAAAGCCGGCCAGCCAGCGACTTCTTCGACTAG
- the upp gene encoding uracil phosphoribosyltransferase: MGKLHVIDHPLVQHKMTLLRDKDLGSKGFRELVNEITVFLGYEVTRSLPLEEVEVETPVAVTKQKMITGKKVAIAPILRAGLGMVDGILTLVPAAKVGHIGMFRDEETLEPQEYFFKMPNDIEERQVIIVDPMLATGGSALMAIDSLVKRDVDPAHIDFVCLVSAPEGVKTIQDKYPEVDIYTAALDEKLNEHGYIVPGLGDAGDRLFGTL; the protein is encoded by the coding sequence ATGGGAAAATTACACGTGATTGATCATCCATTGGTTCAACATAAGATGACCTTGTTACGGGATAAGGACTTAGGCTCAAAGGGCTTCCGTGAACTCGTTAATGAGATTACGGTCTTCCTCGGTTATGAAGTCACCCGCAGCTTACCGCTAGAAGAAGTGGAAGTCGAAACACCAGTTGCTGTAACCAAGCAAAAAATGATCACCGGTAAAAAAGTCGCTATTGCACCGATCCTGAGAGCAGGTTTGGGCATGGTTGACGGGATCCTCACCCTGGTACCAGCTGCTAAGGTGGGCCATATTGGTATGTTCCGTGATGAAGAAACCTTGGAACCCCAAGAGTACTTCTTCAAGATGCCAAATGACATTGAAGAGCGCCAAGTGATTATTGTCGACCCCATGTTAGCTACTGGGGGCTCTGCGCTCATGGCTATCGATTCCTTGGTGAAACGCGACGTAGACCCTGCACACATTGACTTTGTCTGCCTGGTTTCCGCACCAGAAGGAGTTAAGACCATCCAAGACAAGTACCCAGAAGTCGACATCTATACAGCCGCTCTGGACGAAAAATTAAATGAACATGGCTATATTGTGCCTGGCCTCGGTGACGCTGGTGACCGTCTCTTCGGGACACTCTAA
- a CDS encoding L-threonylcarbamoyladenylate synthase: MTEIYQADRIEEAAQALRDGQLVAFPTETVFGLGAIASNDQAVQAVYQVKGRPSDNPLIVHLAHKEDLFDYVKDLTPDQRSWVKKLQDAFWPGPLTLILPVKEDVFAPTVTGGLDTVGLRMPDHPLTLQLIEAVGFPLVGPSANLSGKPSPTKLDHVRHDFDGKIAGILASQPTRIGVESTVLDLSDPRGLFILRPGHIARGEIEAVLDGPEVSYPDQLRVEADQQPKAPGMKYRHYSPHETVYAVTADRMAEVIQAHADQAIFCAGREACLAGLPAVAQTYSLGPDLKTATQRLFDALRGADDCSDIDLILVEWIDEGEASAGYQNRLLKASVQVFD, encoded by the coding sequence ATGACGGAAATTTATCAAGCGGACAGGATCGAAGAAGCGGCCCAAGCCTTGCGTGATGGTCAATTGGTGGCTTTTCCCACCGAGACGGTTTTTGGTTTGGGGGCTATCGCCTCTAACGATCAAGCGGTCCAAGCCGTCTACCAAGTCAAGGGGCGGCCAAGCGATAATCCGCTGATTGTCCACCTGGCCCACAAAGAAGACCTCTTCGACTATGTGAAAGACCTGACGCCCGACCAAAGAAGCTGGGTGAAAAAACTCCAGGATGCCTTCTGGCCAGGTCCCTTGACCCTGATTCTGCCCGTCAAGGAGGACGTCTTTGCCCCGACAGTGACGGGCGGCCTCGATACCGTGGGCTTGCGGATGCCGGACCATCCCTTGACTCTCCAATTAATCGAAGCGGTGGGCTTTCCTCTTGTCGGGCCCTCTGCCAACCTGTCAGGGAAGCCCAGCCCCACCAAGCTAGACCATGTCCGCCACGACTTCGACGGGAAGATCGCGGGCATCCTAGCCAGCCAACCCACTCGGATTGGGGTTGAGTCCACGGTCCTTGATCTATCTGATCCGCGTGGCCTCTTTATCCTCCGTCCCGGCCATATCGCTAGGGGCGAGATCGAGGCGGTCTTGGATGGGCCTGAAGTGTCTTATCCTGACCAATTAAGGGTGGAAGCTGACCAACAACCCAAGGCCCCGGGCATGAAGTACCGCCACTACAGCCCCCATGAGACGGTCTATGCGGTAACGGCGGACCGGATGGCGGAAGTTATCCAGGCCCATGCTGACCAGGCCATCTTCTGTGCCGGACGGGAGGCTTGTCTGGCTGGCCTTCCAGCCGTGGCCCAGACCTACTCGCTAGGCCCTGACCTTAAGACCGCTACCCAGCGCCTCTTCGATGCCTTACGGGGGGCTGATGACTGTTCAGACATTGACCTTATCCTAGTGGAATGGATCGATGAAGGAGAAGCTTCAGCAGGCTATCAGAACCGCCTGCTCAAGGCCAGTGTCCAGGTCTTTGATTAA
- the prmC gene encoding peptide chain release factor N(5)-glutamine methyltransferase has product MNIVFNGSYREALLGASSFLSDQACEEAIAYHYLLGLMGWQASDWYRHQFQTMPAADYALYEAGIQRIARDHYPYQYLLGEAYFYRYNFKVTPATLIPRQETELLVDWVKEGYQKGQVPRQAQVVDIGTGSGAIAITLKKECPELAITATDISAEALAVARDNAQALEADIDLVQGDLYQAVAGQTFDLIVSNPPYIGRQELDEVAEDVQRYEPDLALFAPEEGYAIYYRLIDDLDQYLKPGGSLIAEIGYKQGDRLLAYCRAHLPSHYHYRIEEDFAGHDRFLVVSKEGA; this is encoded by the coding sequence ATGAACATAGTATTTAATGGCTCCTACCGAGAAGCTCTCTTAGGGGCTTCTTCTTTTTTAAGCGACCAAGCTTGTGAGGAGGCCATTGCCTACCACTATCTCTTGGGACTGATGGGCTGGCAAGCCTCTGACTGGTACCGCCATCAGTTTCAGACCATGCCAGCTGCAGACTATGCGCTTTATGAAGCGGGCATCCAACGTATCGCTAGGGATCACTACCCCTACCAATACCTTTTGGGGGAGGCCTACTTTTACCGCTATAACTTCAAGGTGACCCCAGCTACCCTGATCCCCCGCCAGGAAACTGAACTCTTGGTGGACTGGGTGAAGGAAGGCTATCAGAAGGGGCAGGTTCCTCGCCAGGCCCAGGTCGTGGATATCGGCACTGGGTCCGGCGCCATTGCCATTACTTTGAAGAAGGAGTGCCCGGAACTAGCCATCACGGCCACCGATATTTCAGCAGAAGCCCTGGCTGTGGCCCGGGACAATGCCCAAGCCCTCGAAGCAGACATTGACTTGGTTCAAGGGGACCTCTACCAGGCGGTGGCGGGCCAGACTTTTGACCTGATTGTCTCCAATCCCCCTTACATCGGCCGCCAGGAATTAGACGAGGTAGCGGAAGATGTTCAGCGCTATGAACCCGACCTGGCGCTCTTTGCCCCTGAGGAGGGTTATGCCATCTACTACCGCTTAATCGATGACTTAGACCAGTATTTAAAGCCAGGGGGGAGCTTGATCGCAGAGATCGGCTACAAGCAGGGCGACCGGCTCCTAGCCTACTGCCGGGCCCACTTGCCCTCTCATTACCACTATAGGATTGAAGAAGATTTTGCTGGGCACGACCGCTTCCTAGTCGTGTCCAAGGAAGGAGCGTAA
- the prfA gene encoding peptide chain release factor 1: protein MLLDQIDTFINRYQELAELLSDPDVINDAKRFRDLSKEEADLRPKVEAFRHYKDVVDQIEGAEEILADESDEELLELAKEELKELKEERDQLEEEIRVLMLPSDPNDDKNIIMEIRGAAGGDEAQLFAADLYEMYSRYAESQGWRISVVEAHSNDIGGYKEIILQISGDKVYSKLKYESGAHRVQRVPKTESQGRVHTSTATVGVMPELEDLDFEIDANDIRTDIYHASGAGGQHVNKTASAVRLTHIPTGIVVAMQDQRSQQQNREKAMLILRSRVYEHVQAEQQSEYDSKRKNLVGTGDRSERIRTYNYPQNRVTDHRINLTIQKLDRIMQGELEEIINALILADQAQKLEELNEHSI from the coding sequence ATGCTATTAGACCAAATTGATACCTTTATCAACCGTTACCAGGAATTGGCCGAATTATTGAGTGACCCCGATGTCATCAATGATGCCAAGCGCTTCCGCGACCTGTCCAAGGAAGAGGCGGACCTCCGACCTAAAGTTGAGGCCTTCAGACACTATAAGGATGTCGTGGACCAAATTGAAGGGGCCGAAGAGATCCTGGCCGATGAATCGGATGAAGAACTATTGGAATTGGCCAAGGAAGAGCTCAAAGAATTGAAGGAAGAGCGCGACCAATTAGAAGAAGAAATCCGTGTTTTAATGTTGCCGAGCGACCCCAATGATGACAAGAACATCATCATGGAAATCCGCGGGGCAGCTGGTGGGGATGAGGCCCAGCTCTTTGCGGCCGACCTCTATGAAATGTACTCCCGCTATGCAGAAAGCCAGGGCTGGCGGATCTCTGTGGTGGAAGCCCACAGTAACGACATCGGTGGCTACAAGGAAATTATCCTCCAGATTTCTGGGGACAAAGTTTATTCCAAGCTCAAGTACGAGAGTGGGGCCCACCGTGTCCAACGGGTACCGAAGACTGAATCCCAGGGCCGGGTCCATACCTCAACGGCGACAGTCGGCGTGATGCCAGAACTCGAAGACCTAGACTTTGAAATCGATGCTAACGATATCCGGACTGATATCTACCATGCCTCAGGTGCCGGGGGCCAGCACGTTAACAAGACGGCTTCAGCGGTCCGCCTGACCCACATTCCAACTGGGATTGTAGTGGCCATGCAGGATCAACGGTCCCAGCAACAGAACCGGGAGAAGGCCATGCTGATCTTACGGTCCCGGGTCTATGAACACGTCCAAGCGGAACAACAGAGTGAATACGACAGCAAGCGGAAGAACCTGGTAGGGACAGGGGACCGGTCAGAACGGATCCGGACCTATAACTACCCACAAAACCGGGTGACCGACCACCGGATCAACCTGACCATCCAAAAATTGGACCGGATCATGCAGGGGGAACTGGAAGAAATCATCAACGCCCTCATCCTGGCTGACCAAGCACAGAAATTAGAGGAACTCAATGAACATAGTATTTAA
- a CDS encoding thymidine kinase codes for MAQLYFRYGAMNSGKSIEILKVAHNYEEQAKRVIVMTSAVDTRSGQGIIASRVGHERPAVAIDASLNIYDYVARENQTERVFCVLIDESQFLSADHIDQCAQIVDDLNIPVMAFGLKNDFQNHLFTGSERLLLVADKIEEVKTICWFCEKKATMNMRVHNEVPCYDGDQVQIGGNESYYPVCRKHYKQPPMQDGKIAKRA; via the coding sequence TTGGCACAATTATATTTTCGCTATGGAGCGATGAACAGTGGGAAATCGATTGAAATTCTCAAGGTGGCCCACAATTATGAAGAACAGGCTAAGCGGGTGATCGTGATGACGAGCGCCGTGGATACTCGGTCCGGCCAGGGAATCATTGCGAGCCGGGTGGGTCATGAGCGGCCCGCTGTGGCGATTGACGCGTCCTTAAATATTTATGACTATGTCGCTCGTGAAAACCAGACAGAGCGTGTCTTCTGTGTCCTTATCGATGAGAGTCAGTTCTTGAGCGCTGACCATATCGACCAGTGCGCCCAGATTGTCGACGACTTGAATATCCCAGTCATGGCTTTTGGCTTGAAGAATGATTTCCAAAACCATCTCTTCACGGGGTCAGAACGGCTCTTGCTAGTGGCGGATAAGATTGAAGAAGTGAAGACTATCTGCTGGTTCTGCGAGAAGAAGGCGACCATGAATATGCGGGTCCACAATGAGGTGCCTTGCTATGATGGTGACCAGGTGCAAATTGGGGGAAATGAATCCTACTATCCCGTTTGCCGTAAACACTACAAGCAACCGCCCATGCAGGACGGTAAGATTGCTAAGCGAGCATAA
- a CDS encoding Mur ligase family protein, translated as MRLKTQLAALAGRASYWGLHTFTKGGSSLPGKIAKKVDPDVLQELAKDYRIVLITGTNGKTVTTALAVNILKQVYPHVLTNPTGSNMIQGITSTFVSQASTKSGQDKIAILEVDEASLRHVTAQVTPELIVATNIFRDQMDRYGEIYTTYDLILEGAAKTPQARLLLNGDAPIFSSKETANERAYFGFANVNKDEDFLAHYNTDGVICPQCEHILHYHMITYSNLGDFFCPNCGFQRPELQHAVTAIHDLTPDQASFAIDGEDYTIPVAGLYNVYNALAAYSVAKHFGLDHLTIKRGLASAQRIFGRQETIQIEGKEVRINLIKNPVGLNQIIELIKLEKDDFDLITILNDQPADGQDISWIWDGNFEDLAQVDKVQDTAYAGMRAADLKQRLVVAGFDKDQLDPVEDAVSLIKYIKESQSQKVYILATYTAMLELRRALAAEGYVKERMQA; from the coding sequence ATGCGTTTGAAAACTCAATTGGCGGCTTTGGCTGGCCGGGCTTCTTACTGGGGGCTCCATACCTTTACCAAGGGGGGATCGAGTTTGCCTGGTAAGATTGCCAAAAAAGTCGATCCGGATGTCTTACAGGAGCTGGCTAAGGACTACCGCATTGTGCTGATTACAGGAACCAATGGCAAGACGGTGACAACTGCTTTAGCGGTCAATATCCTCAAGCAAGTCTATCCCCATGTCTTGACCAATCCCACTGGGTCCAATATGATCCAGGGTATTACGTCGACCTTCGTGAGCCAGGCTTCGACCAAGTCAGGCCAAGACAAAATTGCTATTCTCGAAGTGGATGAGGCGAGTCTGCGCCATGTGACCGCCCAAGTGACGCCTGAACTAATTGTTGCGACCAATATTTTCCGCGACCAGATGGACCGCTATGGGGAGATCTATACTACTTACGACTTGATCTTAGAAGGGGCCGCTAAGACGCCTCAAGCCCGCCTGCTCTTGAACGGGGACGCCCCTATTTTTTCTTCTAAAGAGACGGCTAATGAACGGGCCTACTTCGGCTTTGCTAATGTCAATAAGGACGAAGACTTCCTGGCCCACTACAATACCGATGGGGTGATCTGCCCCCAATGCGAGCACATCCTCCACTACCATATGATTACTTATTCCAACCTGGGCGACTTCTTCTGCCCGAATTGCGGCTTCCAACGCCCCGAGCTCCAGCATGCGGTGACGGCCATTCACGACCTGACCCCAGACCAGGCCAGCTTCGCGATTGACGGCGAGGACTACACCATTCCTGTAGCCGGGCTCTACAATGTCTACAATGCCCTAGCCGCCTATTCGGTTGCCAAGCACTTTGGCCTCGACCACTTGACAATTAAACGCGGTCTAGCCTCTGCCCAACGCATCTTTGGCCGGCAGGAAACCATCCAGATTGAAGGCAAAGAGGTCCGGATCAACCTAATCAAGAACCCCGTTGGCCTCAACCAGATCATTGAACTGATCAAGCTCGAAAAGGATGACTTTGACCTCATCACCATCCTCAACGACCAGCCCGCTGATGGCCAAGATATTTCCTGGATCTGGGACGGCAACTTCGAGGACCTAGCCCAGGTCGACAAGGTCCAAGACACCGCCTATGCCGGCATGCGGGCCGCTGACTTGAAGCAGCGCCTGGTGGTAGCTGGCTTTGACAAGGACCAGCTAGACCCGGTTGAAGACGCGGTCAGTCTCATTAAATATATTAAAGAATCACAGTCACAGAAAGTTTATATCTTAGCCACCTATACCGCCATGCTCGAACTCAGACGGGCCTTGGCTGCGGAGGGCTATGTGAAGGAGCGGATGCAAGCATGA
- a CDS encoding type 1 glutamine amidotransferase — protein MTLRICHLYGNLMNTYGDNGNLLMLQYMAKEKGETVKTDLVSLKDPFDPEAYDLVFFGGGQDYEQSLVAKDIQTKKTPLTQYIEAGGVLVGICGGFQLLGHYYINAQHERLEGLGAIDYYTETEANRLIGDIEIYNERFDLTLKGYENHAGRTYLGAGVQALGQVKNGFGNNGQDQTEGCLYKNTFCSYFHGPLLVRNPKLAEIIIDLARKAD, from the coding sequence ATGACCCTTAGAATCTGCCATCTCTACGGCAACTTGATGAATACCTACGGCGACAACGGCAACCTCCTCATGCTCCAATATATGGCCAAGGAGAAGGGAGAAACAGTCAAAACCGACCTGGTCTCCCTCAAGGATCCTTTCGACCCCGAAGCTTATGACCTGGTTTTCTTCGGCGGCGGCCAGGACTATGAACAATCCCTGGTAGCTAAGGACATCCAAACAAAAAAAACGCCCCTGACCCAGTACATTGAAGCAGGCGGCGTCCTTGTGGGCATCTGTGGCGGCTTCCAGCTTCTGGGCCATTACTATATCAATGCCCAGCACGAGCGTTTGGAAGGCTTAGGGGCGATTGACTACTATACCGAAACCGAAGCCAACCGACTGATCGGCGACATCGAGATCTACAACGAACGCTTTGACCTGACCCTTAAAGGCTACGAAAACCACGCCGGCCGTACCTATCTGGGAGCTGGCGTCCAAGCCCTGGGCCAAGTCAAAAACGGCTTCGGCAACAACGGCCAGGACCAAACAGAAGGCTGCCTCTACAAGAACACCTTCTGCTCCTACTTCCACGGCCCCCTCCTCGTCCGCAACCCTAAGCTAGCCGAAATCATCATCGACCTGGCACGGAAAGCGGATTAA